One genomic region from Longimicrobium sp. encodes:
- the ricT gene encoding regulatory iron-sulfur-containing complex subunit RicT, whose translation MSLELPVIQPLSSPDADAAFLVEVGFKGMRKAFFTSPDVTLRPGEWVVVEVERGRDIGRVKSVGGIARRKCGSAPGDVTPLLRRAEPGEVHQLYTLRADEERVRRRTRELVEQHGLKMKVSDAEWQWDRNKLTIYFTAERRVDFRQLVRDLARTFRTRIELKQIGVRDEAAQLGGVGRCGRQLCCATWLREIKPISLQLAKDQNLSLNPQQISGTCGRLMCCLTYEHDAYLAARKRFPREGKTLRTVVGAERVVAIDIFRNLVTLQDENRQRRTIPLDQLKAETVAAPPGERPAAPPPQAQPALPTPQTPQRPPRRPRRPPERRPE comes from the coding sequence GTGAGCCTCGAGCTTCCCGTGATCCAGCCTCTGTCGTCTCCCGACGCCGACGCCGCCTTCCTGGTGGAAGTGGGCTTCAAGGGGATGCGGAAGGCTTTCTTCACGTCTCCGGACGTGACGCTGCGGCCGGGCGAGTGGGTGGTGGTGGAGGTGGAGCGGGGCCGCGACATCGGGCGGGTGAAGTCGGTGGGGGGGATCGCGCGCCGCAAGTGCGGGAGCGCCCCCGGCGACGTCACGCCCCTGCTGCGCCGCGCCGAGCCCGGCGAGGTGCACCAGCTGTACACGCTGCGCGCCGACGAGGAGCGCGTGCGCCGCAGGACGCGCGAGCTGGTGGAGCAGCACGGGCTGAAGATGAAGGTCAGCGACGCCGAGTGGCAGTGGGACCGGAACAAGCTGACCATCTACTTCACCGCCGAGCGGCGCGTGGACTTCCGCCAGCTCGTGCGCGACCTGGCGCGGACGTTCCGCACGCGCATCGAGCTGAAGCAGATCGGCGTGCGCGACGAGGCGGCGCAGCTGGGCGGCGTGGGCCGCTGCGGCCGCCAGCTCTGCTGCGCCACCTGGCTGCGCGAGATCAAGCCCATCTCCCTGCAGCTGGCGAAGGACCAGAACCTCTCCCTCAACCCGCAGCAGATCTCCGGCACCTGCGGCCGGCTGATGTGCTGCCTGACGTACGAGCACGACGCCTATCTGGCGGCGCGCAAGCGCTTTCCCCGCGAGGGAAAGACGCTGCGCACGGTGGTGGGCGCCGAGCGCGTGGTGGCCATCGACATCTTCCGCAACCTGGTGACGCTGCAGGACGAGAACCGGCAGCGCCGCACCATCCCGCTCGACCAGCTGAAGGCGGAGACGGTGGCCGCGCCCCCGGGCGAGCGTCCCGCCGCGCCGCCGCCGCAGGCGCAACCCGCGCTGCCCACCCCGCAGACGCCGCAGCGGCCGCCCCGGCGCCCGCGCCGGCCGCCCGAGCGGAGGCCCGAGTGA
- the metG gene encoding methionine--tRNA ligase: MSRFYLTTAIDYANGDPHQGHAYEKIGADAIARYHRLLGEDVRFCMGMDEHGQKVAQAAAANGISPQEQADRIAARFEAAWAKLEISNDRWIRTTQPHHKRGVKALIERIRERNPDDFYEQTYEGWYCVGCEQFKRDDDIVDGRCVLHPTRELQWTEERNWFFRLSRYEGFLRDHFAAHPGFLRPEARRNEMLALIDSGLEDISITRARLSWAIPFPIASSDGETQGTWVWFDALPNYLTDTGFPDEGWDEWWPAQLHVVGKDIVRLHSIIWPAMLKAADLPLPQQVWGHGFVLLGGERFSKSSGVGLDLNEAIDRYGPDAFRFFLLREVPWDGDGNFSWERFAERYTSELANGVGNLGSRTLSMVARYRDGETPAVDVRADAAVDEALAAYRAEMDALLLHRAAEAAMGLVRHANAFVAEMQPWAMAKEPGRAGELDATLHAMVRYVAVISVLLFPFMPEKMGELWRRVAGERPMPRLDGLARLDVSGWRVSAGDPLFPRPEPAKATV, encoded by the coding sequence GTGAGCCGGTTCTACCTCACCACGGCCATCGACTACGCGAACGGCGACCCGCACCAGGGGCACGCGTACGAGAAGATCGGCGCCGACGCCATCGCCCGGTACCACCGCCTGCTGGGCGAAGACGTGCGCTTCTGCATGGGGATGGACGAGCACGGGCAGAAGGTGGCCCAGGCCGCGGCGGCGAACGGCATCTCCCCGCAGGAGCAGGCGGACCGCATCGCCGCGCGCTTCGAGGCGGCGTGGGCGAAGCTGGAGATCAGCAACGACCGCTGGATCCGCACCACCCAGCCGCACCACAAGCGCGGGGTGAAGGCGCTGATCGAGCGCATCCGTGAGCGCAACCCCGACGACTTCTACGAGCAGACGTACGAGGGGTGGTACTGCGTCGGCTGCGAGCAGTTCAAGCGCGACGACGACATCGTGGACGGCCGCTGCGTCCTCCATCCCACGCGCGAGCTGCAGTGGACCGAGGAGCGCAACTGGTTCTTCCGCCTGTCGCGCTACGAGGGGTTCCTGCGCGACCACTTCGCCGCGCATCCCGGCTTCCTGCGCCCCGAGGCGCGACGCAACGAGATGCTGGCGCTGATCGACTCGGGGCTCGAGGACATCTCCATCACCCGCGCGCGCCTCTCCTGGGCCATCCCCTTCCCCATCGCTTCGAGTGACGGGGAGACGCAGGGGACGTGGGTGTGGTTCGACGCGCTGCCGAACTACCTGACCGACACCGGGTTCCCGGACGAGGGATGGGACGAGTGGTGGCCGGCGCAGCTGCACGTGGTGGGGAAGGACATCGTTCGGCTGCACTCCATCATCTGGCCGGCGATGCTGAAGGCGGCGGACCTGCCGCTTCCGCAACAGGTGTGGGGGCACGGGTTCGTGCTGCTGGGCGGCGAGCGGTTCAGCAAGTCGAGCGGCGTGGGGCTGGACCTGAACGAGGCCATCGACCGCTACGGGCCCGACGCGTTCCGCTTCTTCCTGCTGCGCGAGGTGCCGTGGGACGGCGACGGCAACTTCAGCTGGGAGCGCTTCGCGGAGCGGTACACGTCGGAGCTGGCCAACGGCGTCGGCAACCTGGGGAGCCGCACGCTGTCGATGGTGGCCAGGTACCGCGACGGCGAGACGCCTGCCGTGGATGTGCGCGCCGACGCGGCGGTGGACGAGGCGCTCGCGGCGTACCGGGCGGAGATGGACGCGCTCCTGCTGCATCGCGCGGCCGAGGCGGCGATGGGGCTGGTGCGCCACGCCAACGCCTTCGTGGCCGAGATGCAGCCGTGGGCGATGGCCAAGGAGCCCGGCCGCGCGGGCGAGCTGGATGCCACGCTGCACGCGATGGTGCGCTACGTGGCGGTGATCTCCGTGCTCCTCTTTCCGTTCATGCCGGAGAAGATGGGCGAGCTCTGGCGCCGCGTGGCCGGCGAGCGCCCGATGCCGCGGCTGGACGGGCTGGCGCGGCTGGACGTCTCCGGCTGGCGTGTGTCCGCCGGCGACCCGCTCTTCCCGCGCCCCGAACCCGCGAAGGCGACGGTCTGA
- a CDS encoding RusA family crossover junction endodeoxyribonuclease translates to MYAFVASTRPRSVQAKKTLHYKNEIVRAFQRYVPAPAQLDGPLYGVVYYFHNVPSETDADNISKPVWDCLEGLAFENDRSIRLRIAGMHDLSLGGIEALDTRLVPEEVVPDLRELVEAADHVLYIEVGRLSESMFRFGLEVL, encoded by the coding sequence ATGTACGCCTTCGTTGCCTCGACCCGCCCGCGGTCCGTGCAGGCGAAGAAGACCCTGCACTACAAGAACGAGATCGTCCGCGCCTTTCAGCGGTACGTCCCTGCTCCCGCGCAGCTGGACGGACCGCTGTATGGCGTGGTGTACTATTTTCACAACGTGCCCAGCGAGACGGACGCCGACAACATCAGCAAGCCGGTGTGGGACTGTCTCGAAGGACTGGCGTTCGAGAACGACCGCAGCATCCGCCTGAGGATCGCGGGGATGCACGACCTCTCGCTTGGCGGGATCGAGGCGCTCGATACCCGGCTGGTCCCCGAGGAGGTGGTGCCCGATTTGCGCGAGCTGGTGGAGGCGGCGGATCATGTCCTCTACATCGAGGTAGGAAGACTCAGCGAATCGATGTTCCGCTTCGGTCTGGAGGTGCTCTAG
- a CDS encoding HlyD family efflux transporter periplasmic adaptor subunit gives MPRDPLIRPTPMPVPFSGTTRALLADRGRGAIAMQLAGAAVVAAWAAWIGAARLTLYEASDAARIEADRAVHPVDAPSGGRVVQAPGLRLGAPVRAGDVLVVLDARAERIELERERGRVASLERERAALASRLDAEARVLARTRDALAAAAGESAARVREAESASRFADAQARRAAVMGAAGALSDADVSRTRAAAEQAASDLDAARSGGAATQARGRQSVAEGEARIDALRGELAGLEAEAARAASNARRWELEVERKTLRAPVDGRLARVEAVRPGEVLAPGARVAEVVPPGRLRIVAQLPVRATGRIRAGQAATLRLDAFPPMRYGTVVARVARVGAEPRGGRVRVECEVVRAPAAIPLQHGLAGSLEIAVGAATPASLLAGAAERALRGDGR, from the coding sequence ATGCCTCGCGATCCCCTCATCCGCCCCACTCCCATGCCCGTCCCCTTCTCCGGCACCACCCGCGCGCTGCTGGCCGACCGTGGCCGCGGCGCGATCGCCATGCAGCTGGCCGGCGCGGCCGTGGTGGCGGCGTGGGCGGCGTGGATAGGCGCGGCGCGGCTGACGCTGTACGAGGCGTCGGATGCCGCGCGCATCGAGGCGGACCGCGCGGTGCACCCGGTGGACGCACCGTCGGGCGGACGCGTGGTGCAGGCGCCGGGGCTGCGGCTGGGCGCGCCCGTCCGCGCGGGCGACGTGCTGGTGGTGCTGGACGCGCGCGCCGAGCGGATCGAGCTGGAGCGTGAGCGCGGGCGCGTGGCGTCATTGGAGCGCGAGCGCGCGGCGCTGGCGTCGCGGCTGGACGCGGAGGCGCGCGTGCTGGCGCGAACGCGGGACGCGCTGGCCGCCGCCGCGGGCGAGTCCGCCGCGCGCGTGCGCGAGGCCGAGTCCGCCAGCCGCTTCGCCGACGCGCAGGCGCGGCGCGCGGCGGTGATGGGCGCGGCGGGCGCGCTGAGCGACGCGGACGTGAGCCGCACGCGCGCGGCCGCCGAGCAGGCCGCGTCGGACCTGGACGCGGCGCGCTCCGGCGGCGCGGCCACGCAGGCGCGCGGCCGTCAATCCGTGGCGGAAGGCGAGGCGCGGATCGACGCGCTGCGCGGCGAGCTGGCCGGGCTGGAGGCGGAAGCCGCGCGCGCGGCCTCCAACGCGCGGCGGTGGGAGCTGGAGGTGGAGCGGAAGACGCTGCGCGCGCCGGTGGACGGCCGCCTGGCGCGCGTGGAGGCCGTGCGGCCCGGCGAGGTGCTGGCCCCCGGCGCGCGCGTGGCCGAGGTGGTGCCGCCGGGTCGCCTGCGCATCGTGGCCCAGCTGCCGGTGCGCGCCACCGGCCGCATCCGCGCGGGGCAGGCGGCCACGCTGCGGCTGGACGCCTTCCCGCCGATGCGCTACGGCACCGTGGTGGCGCGTGTGGCGCGCGTCGGCGCCGAGCCGCGTGGCGGGCGCGTGCGGGTGGAGTGCGAGGTGGTGCGCGCGCCGGCCGCAATTCCGCTGCAGCACGGGCTGGCGGGATCGCTGGAGATCGCGGTAGGCGCGGCCACGCCGGCCTCGCTGCTGGCCGGCGCCGCCGAGCGCGCGCTGCGCGGAGACGGCCGATGA